One genomic window of Centropristis striata isolate RG_2023a ecotype Rhode Island chromosome 20, C.striata_1.0, whole genome shotgun sequence includes the following:
- the si:ch73-52p7.1 gene encoding uncharacterized protein si:ch73-52p7.1, translated as MPAFSPPTPLLCVLLCVSVALQRSDLRLAYVTHNSFYYYSCSQDPQPCSVSSLTDCRCKDIQLSTLHRPHSHSSPVFRMRRLTVWFTSPLNTARLLNNSEVRHLTLIHCGPGGFRETPSSSLEGHFAVQHLERLTVVNLAQRPVHNCPDANKAKNTDSNSDPDGDNGAHLGTNRYNRDKDTNLDLIVDMKRDSSALSSPQIQDILLGRELGAAFHEQARLGIIHSSVLQWGAVVKAYTVQTHIDNDGVLPFPDLHLPKLPETSVIYVSFVY; from the coding sequence ATGCCGGCCTTCAGCCCTCCCACTCCTCTTCtctgtgtgctgctgtgtgtgtctgtggctcTGCAGCGATCTGACCTCCGCCTGGCTTACGTGACCCACAACAGCTTCTACTACTACTCCTGCAGCCAGGACCCGCAACCCTGCAGTGTCTCATCGCTCACAGACTGCAGATGCAAAGACATCCAGCTCTCCACGCTGCACCGCCCCCACTCGCACTCCTCTCCCGTTTTCCGGATGAGACGTTTGACTGTGTGGTTCACGTCGCCGTTAAACACAGCACGCCTGCTCAACAACTCAGAGGTGAGGCACCTCACACTGATCCACTGTGGACCTGGAGGATTCAGAGAGacaccttcttcttctctaGAGGGACATTTTGCTGTGCAGCACCTGGAAAGGCTCACGGTGGTGAACCTGGCGCAGAGGCCAGTTCACAACTGTCCAGATGCAAACAAAGCAAAGAACACAGACTCAAACAGCGACCCCGACGGAGATAATGGTGCGCACCTTGGCACAAATAGATACAACAGGGATAAAGACACAAACCTGGACCTGATTGTGGACATGAAGAGAGATTCCTCAGCTTTGTCCTCACCCCAGATCCAAGACATCCTCCTGGGCAGAGAGCTGGGAGCAGCGTTTCACGAACAGGCCAGACTGGGGATCATCCACAGCTCTGTGCTGCAGTGGGGAGCGGTGGTCAAAGCCTACACAGTTcagacacacatagacaatgacGGTGTGCTTCCCTTCCCTGACCTCCACCTGCCAAAGCTACCAGAGACATCTGTCATATATGTCAGCTTTGTGTACTAA